The segment GGATGCCGGCCGCGAGGGCAACGCCACCCGCCACGAGACCGGCGACCAGCAGATGGTTCAGCCGGTTGAGGACCTCGCTCGCAGCAATGTCGACACCGAGCAGCCCGACGGGCTGACCCGCGGCGTTGACGATCGGCGCATTGGCGCTCAGCCACGTTCCGAACTCATCTTTGCTGAAGGCCTTCTCCACGTAGGGTCGATCGAGATGCAGCGCCTCGCCGTTCTCGAATTCCACCGGCGTGCCGAAGGGCGAATGATCCTCACCCGCTGGCTCGGCGTCCACGACGTAGATCCACGGCCCGTGGTCCTGCGGCCTCATCGTATAGACGAACCGCACGTGGACATCGCCGCGGCGGTTGGCGTCGCGGATTGCCCGCAATTGCTTCTGGACGAGTCCGTAGTCAGCCCCGGCTTCGTCGGCGGAGGTGCGAATGCGTTCGTGCGCCTCGACGTCGATGGCGCCAGCCGCGGTGGCCGCGATGGAGAGCGCCTGGCTCTGGATCTGTCGGAAAAGGATCTCTCGCGAGCCGAGAAAGGAAACCGCCACGATGACCGCAGCGGTAAACCCCGCCAGCACGGAGAGGGCAAGGGCAAGCTGGGTCCGGACACGCATGGCGCCGGTTTACCAAGCCCGCCGGTGCGCCGCGAGAACGAAGGGTCCGAAAGATTTTCAGGGCTGGAACTGTGCCGCGACCGGGTTGTGGTCGCTCGAAGCCGTGCCGTCCGCGACGGAGACCTTCAAAAGCTTCAACCCGCTATAAAGAATGTGGTCGAAGGTTCCATCCGGAAACTCGTGCGCCGCGGGAATGGTGATGCGTTTCCCATGCGGGAGATTCTTGAAGGCCCACTCGAGGGCAGACGCGCGCAGCATCGGGATCGTGTGGTCCTTCGCGTAACGGCTGTCGTCAGGATCGGAATTGAAGTCGCCACCTACGACCACGCCCGTTCCTCCGCGTGGCCCATAGAGCGCGGTCATCTCCCTGATGTGGGCGATGAGTTGCCTCGCCGCCTCCTCGCGCGGCGCGACGTTCGCATCGATGCCTCCGAGGTTGCTCTTGAAATGAACGGAGTAGGCCAGCAAGAGGCGACCACCCGGCAACTGCAACGCGGCAAAGGCATAGCCCCGCGGCGGAAGATCCGGTCCGAGCGTCGGCTTCCACTCGGAATACCACGCGGAGTCCGCCGGCAGCTTCGAGGCAACCACGAGATTCTGCGGCCGGGTCGTGAACGCACTGACGGTATGGACCTTCAACCCCGGCACCACGGAGCAAAGCTCCTCGGCGGCTTTCCAATCGGCGACTTCCTGGAGAAGCAGGACGTCCGGGTTCAAGGCCTTCACGATGGCCTGCGCCTTTTTCATCTGGGCGGCCTTGGCCCGCTCCGTGGCATTCGGCCGACCGCCGGGCAGCCACTTCGTATTCCACGTCACGACCGTTAACGGAGCGGCGGGAAGATTTGCGGCGAGAAGGAGCCAGCAACCGAGAGCGAGAAGAAAGCGCATGGGGAGATACATCCCGAGCACGTTCCGCGCCTTGCCGACCGGGAACAACGGGCGAATCGTCGCAACTGTTCGCTGGAGGAAACGACAATCGCGCGCCGAGGGAATCGGCGCGCGATGGGAGTGACTGCGGACTGCCGTTACTGGACAATCACCTTCACACGCTGGGGCGCGCTGATGTGCTGGGTATTGTCGTAGGCGCGAACCACGATGCGGTTGACGCCTTTGCGAAGTTTGCCGGTGGATTTCCAATTCGCGGTGCCCTTCGCTTTGCGAACGCGACCATTGGTCTTCACCGTCACACTCGTGACCTGCTGGTCATCGGCTGCGGTGCCGCTGATCTTCAAACGAGCATTCACGCTCTGGCGCTTCTTGATGCGGACCGTCGGGGCGTTATCGACTTTCTTCCCGGCGGAGGTCGTCACCGGAGTCACCGACACGTTCGAGACGGACAGCAGCGGCGTCTCCAGGGTTTGGAGAACCGGATCCACCACTTCGTCCACGGTATTCAGAATGAAGGTGATCGGCTGCGTGAGGTCACCGCCGAGGACGCCTCCAACCACTCCGCCGGTCGCGTCATTGATCGCCTCGATGAGATCCGCTGCAGGAATGGAGCCGAGAACAGTGCCATTCGCATCGACGACCTGCAGGACATCCGATGTGAGTCCATCCAGCGTGGTCAACAGCGAGCTCACCGCCGAAGTCGAGAGATCGAGACTCACCTCGTAGCTGCTGTTCGGGAGCAGGGTGACGTTCAACGTCTGGTTTGTCAGGAGCAGTGCTTGCGCATGGCACGCCAGAAGCAATGAGGCGAAGACGGCCACGAGAGACGTCGTCCCTTTCCGTCGTCCCAGAAGGAAGCCGATGAGGGCCGGGCAGAAACGGGGGGACTCGATGTTGGGAGGAGTGGGAGTTTTCATGGTGTTGTCCTTTTTCCTGACAATTCCGAAATCCTCGTTTTCTGTATAGATGGGGAATTTTCGGACGAACGGAGTAGCCATTCCCCCGGACACGGTTACGGGATAACTCCCGTTCTACTGTCAGTAATTACCCGTATTTTTCAGAGAAAAATGCTTTCCAATAACGAAGGACGAAATGTATTACTATTTCCTACCTTTCGCAGCGAAAGTCCTTTCGCAACGAAGATTTGCCCCCGATTTGCATGCCGCTCCGCGAAAAGACGATTGCCCTCGCCACGCGATATGAATCGATCGGCAGCCTGATTCGGCACTATCTCGCGAGCAACCACCGGATGAACGTCCTCTGGCAAACCAGTATCGGGGAAGATGCGATTCGCCAGTGCCGCAAGAAGCCGCCCCGCATCCTGATTACCTCCCCGATTTATCGCGATTACTCGGGTGTGAACCTTGCAAAAGCCATTCGCAAACAGAGCCCCGACGTCCGAATTCTTCTCTACGCGGGAATTCTCCATCGCGACATGGTCGACCAGATGATGGCGGCCCAGGTTCACGGCATCGTCGCCGCCTACAGTCCGCTGCCAACCCTGATCACAGCCATCACCGTCCTTTGCGAGGGCGGGTGCTATTTCGACGGGATCACCGAGTCCATGCTTCACTCGCCGGACAAACAATCCTCGCCCCTCACCGCTCGGGAGCAATCCGTGCTCCGACTCGTCGCGGAAGGGTTCTCGACCAAGGAAATCGCGAGCGCCCTCGAGTTGAGCGTGAAAACGATCGAGAAATTTCGTGAACGCATCATGGCCAAGCTCGGGCTGCACGACGCCGTCAAACTCACCCGTTACGCCATTCGAACCGGAATCTCCTCGCTGGACTGAAGCGCCGGCCCTCGGCCCAGCTTGGAAATCAACGGCCCCTGAAAAGCAACGACGCGGCCCTTTCGGTGCCGCGTCGCTTGAGTTCGGGGAGAACGATTTAGAAGATGGCGGATTCCGCGCCGGATGTAAATAAAAAAATCCTGCTTTTTCAAAAAATCGCACCGGGCTGATTTCAACCGGCGAGGGCGCGCCAGACAAAGAAGATCACCGCGGCGATCACCACACTCGCAACAACTCCCGTCATGACGGAGGAATCCTCCTTCGGACTGCGACGATGGATGTGCGCATCGAGCCGATGCAGGCCGTTGAATTCCTCGGTTTCCGCGTCCGAAGACATCGAGTTTTTCCGTAACTTGCTTTTCATTCCTTGATTCCCTTTTTAAGCACGCGGGCGCTGGATTCGTCCCGCCGAAATCGGGTGTAGCCAGCTTTCCGGCGCTCGTCAAAACAAGCTCTCGGTGTCGCGAAACTTTCGGTTCCGATCTTCGATCAATCCATCGCGCG is part of the Chthoniobacterales bacterium genome and harbors:
- a CDS encoding endonuclease/exonuclease/phosphatase family protein — encoded protein: MFPVGKARNVLGMYLPMRFLLALGCWLLLAANLPAAPLTVVTWNTKWLPGGRPNATERAKAAQMKKAQAIVKALNPDVLLLQEVADWKAAEELCSVVPGLKVHTVSAFTTRPQNLVVASKLPADSAWYSEWKPTLGPDLPPRGYAFAALQLPGGRLLLAYSVHFKSNLGGIDANVAPREEAARQLIAHIREMTALYGPRGGTGVVVGGDFNSDPDDSRYAKDHTIPMLRASALEWAFKNLPHGKRITIPAAHEFPDGTFDHILYSGLKLLKVSVADGTASSDHNPVAAQFQP
- a CDS encoding response regulator transcription factor gives rise to the protein MPLREKTIALATRYESIGSLIRHYLASNHRMNVLWQTSIGEDAIRQCRKKPPRILITSPIYRDYSGVNLAKAIRKQSPDVRILLYAGILHRDMVDQMMAAQVHGIVAAYSPLPTLITAITVLCEGGCYFDGITESMLHSPDKQSSPLTAREQSVLRLVAEGFSTKEIASALELSVKTIEKFRERIMAKLGLHDAVKLTRYAIRTGISSLD